In one window of Macrobrachium rosenbergii isolate ZJJX-2024 chromosome 27, ASM4041242v1, whole genome shotgun sequence DNA:
- the LOC136853441 gene encoding myosin heavy chain, clone 203-like, with product MTNSNNMTVTIQKRLLGINHFLSLVCVFHSFRVTVGDEQTSNVFDPLSSIYIRQEAALRKLDSLMAKVSHIETLEAKLTTLTNLLEAEQERNQVLESKLESMEGKIENLTAEVKDVNRSLALVGISVCQVEGRLENVSSSGRSDDCQSVDSILSNVTEIYHGIIRDQTSNLSFVCGLAMDELKMFVEEAIGNMTSASTQRANESSTSTLEVENKLSELQDLILSDTNVTQHLFSATFSRIRISNLAMDKRLAALLHTSSTRQRVLQDSLLKAMTSVATLVKTQTQDAIRKTESRFESLEFSLAASTKRHAKELATLVLEAANHSLYDMSSSTLSQLEGLLQMHLNQSALLEDILNSLKDFQNQTEQYDTAKQKEFCVVMVDGNRTENASLEYAEPSMNHIVDAISDVHSQLSQQVTDIAEQLLGMRIYYATSLHMSTDQIVSAFGDIRSDINQSVQEALAKTTRHLEKLRRSSMGILDAAVTTVSSSAVSSAQAAADQLKKAMKTMETRIGTKLDKLQSALAQHLAVPCPEQYTRVGNTCLLAFHDALTSWHTARDLCQQEDGDLVLIADGVMLDNVRSFLYTNQPTEETPPAPYWLGARKVEGQWVWTNGSVVTIKVHEDSLPDEDFTDEDSKATFGQEQCLMIGDARCPVCTWAV from the exons ATGACAAACAGCAACAACATGACTGTAACAATCCAGAAACGCCTCTTGGGAATAAACCACTTCCTGTCACTCGTCTGTGTATTTCACTCTTTCCGAGTTACTGTTGGAGATGAACAAACATCGAACGTCTTTGACCCCCTGTCCAGTATTTACATTCGACAAGAAGCTGCCCTTAGGAAGCTAGACTCTCTCATGGCCAAAGTCAGCCACATAGAAACTTTAGAAGCAAAGCTGACGACTCTAACGAACCTGCTGGAAGCAGAGCAGGAAAGAAACCAAGTGCTGGAGTCGAAACTGGAATCGATGGAAGGCAAAATAGAGAACTTGACAGCTGAAGTCAAAGATGTCAACAGAAGTTTGGCTCTAGTTGGCATCAGTGTCTGCCAGGTGGAGGGTCGTTTAGAAAACGTATCGTCCTCCGGCAGATCAGATGACTGCCAAAGCGTTGACAGCATTCTGTCAAATGTTACAGAAATATACCATGGGATCATTAGAGACCAAACATCCAATCTGAGTTTCGTGTGCGGGTTGGCCATGGACGAACTCAAGATGTTTGTGGAAGAAGCGATCGGTAATATGACCTCAGCATCGACACAGAGAGCGAACGAATCATCCACCTCGACCTTGGAAGTCGAAAACAAGCTGTCAGAACTACAGGACCTTATTTTATCAGATACAAACGTCACGCAGCACCTCTTCTCTGCCACCTTCAGTCGCATTCGAATTTCGAACTTAGCGATGGACAAGCGCTTGGCCGCTCTCTTGCACACGTCATCCACGCGCCAGCGGGTGCTGCAGGACAGTTTGCTGAAAGCAATGACGTCAGTGGCAACCCTCGTCAAAACGCAGACGCAGGACGCCATTCGCAAAACCGAGTCCCGATTCGAAAGCCTCGAGTTTTCGCTCGCTGCCTCGACCAAACGCCACGCCAAGGAACTAGCAACGCTCGTCCTTGAAGCGGCGAACCACTCCCTCTACGACATGTCGTCCTCCACCCTGTCCCAGCTTGAGGGGCTACTTCAGATGCATCTCAATCAATCGGCACTTCTCGAGGACATCCTCAACTCGCTGAAGGACTTCCAAAACCAAACTGAGCAATATGATACAGCCAAGCAAAAGGAGTTCTGCGTCGTCATG gtTGACGGCAATAGAACGGAGAATGCCAGTCTTGAATATGCAGAGCCATCTATGAACCACATAGTAGATGca atcagTGACGTACACTCTCAGCTGAGCCAGCAAGTCACCGACATTGCAGAGCAGTTGCTTGGGATGAGAATTTACTATGCTACCAGCCTCCATATGAGCACAGACCAA ATAGTGAGCGCATTCGGAGACATCCGCAGTGACATCAACCAGTCTGTCCAAGAGGCTCTAGCTAAGACGACCCGACATCTGGAGAAACTGAGACGATCCTCCATGGGAATTCTGGACGCGGCTGTTACCACAGTCTCCTCCTCGGCTGTTAGTTCTGCGCAAGCGGCGGCTGATCAGCTGAAAAAGGCTATGAAGACCATGGAGACTCGGATTGGAACCAAGTTAGACAAG CTTCAGTCAGCCCTGGCACAACATCTGGCTGTGCCATGCCCTGAGCAGTACACGAGAGTTGGAAACACTTGTCTGCTGGCCTTCCACGATGCCCTTACATCTTGGCATACCGCCAGGGACCTGTGCCAACAGGAGGACGGCGACCTCGTGCTGATAGCAGATGGCGTAATGTTGGACAACGTAAGGTCTTTTCTGTACACAAACCAGCCCACTGAAGAAACTCCACCTGCACCGTACTGGCTTGGGGCTCGCAAGGTGGAAGGCCAGTGGGTATGGACTAACGGCTCTGTGGTAACTATAAAGGTACACGAAGACTCTCTCCCGGATGAAGATTTTACAGACGAAGACTCAAAGGCGACGTTTGGGCAAGAGCAGTGCCTGATGATTGGCGATGCCAGGTGCCCAGTTTGTACCTGGGCTGTGTGA